In Candidatus Bathyarchaeia archaeon, the following are encoded in one genomic region:
- a CDS encoding rubredoxin — protein sequence MDKWECTVCGYIYDPEQGDPDHGVKPGTPFEKLPDDWLCPVCGAPKDQFVKKER from the coding sequence TTGGATAAGTGGGAATGCACAGTTTGCGGCTATATATACGACCCAGAGCAAGGAGATCCTGATCACGGCGTAAAACCTGGAACGCCCTTTGAAAAATTACCTGATGATTGGCTTTGTCCAGTTTGTGGCGCGCCTAAGGACCAGTTTGTTAAAAAAGAGAGGTAA